The DNA window tttgtttttaaagaaaacctgAAATGCCTTCTGAGTAAATAGGACTGTACATCTTTAAAGCACCGAGAAGGGATGGGAACTGCAGCTGAGAGAGAATTCAGGAACAAGAAGCCACAAAAACGCAACCTGGGTGTGGTATGAGTCATAAACACTTAGCTCTCTGAAGGCTTTGTGGCTGCCACAGTAAGTGTTGGTGGGGAGGGCATGAAGGGTGTGTTGGGACTGTGGGGcgtatgtttgtgtgtgcatggggtgCTTGGCAATAGAATGGGGCCTAAGCTGCATGACTGAAGCCTTATTACAACTTAAAATAAAATGGTTAATATAGACTTTCCTTGCATGTGCCTTTGCATTTCTCTTGCTGTGAACTGCATGAAAATTGCTTTGTAAACATACACTGCCTAGATCTAAATAAGCCTCTCTGCATCCTAATCTAGAGCACAGTGCTTATACTGCGTTCCTGTGACGCTGCCCTGACATAGAATAGGGAGCCTGGCTTTCCAACCCTGCAGCATGATATTCCGGAGGACCTGTTAACTCTTTCAGACAGCGCATGTGCAGAAGGCACAGTTGATAAGGATGTTGTTTAGCTCGAATTGGTCATGGGTGTTTCCTTGCCTCCTCTTAGGCTCCTCTCAGTCATTCCCTCCTCTAGTGGCTCAGTGTGTTCAGCGGAAGCTTGCACAGGTGGGTCTGAGATCTAACCAGATATTTGTAAAGAGAGGGCTCAAAATGATGGAAAAAGAATATTGGAAATATTAGACTCTGGTGGGCTGGCCTGGTACTGTAATGGCTGTGCAGCAGATCTTGCTTCATTCTCCCTGGCTGGGAGCGATGAGGCTGCACTGTGCTCAGGCCAGGAGAGCAATATTTACCGGAATAGCAGCTGTACACGGTATGTGCATGTGCTCAGGTTGTTGATCAGAAGGTCAGAGCCCATGCGCTTGTGGATAGCGGTGGCTGGAGCATGCCACAGCTTTGAGGAGATGTTAGGCCATACACACTCATGTCTCAGTATGTGATGCAGCAGTCCACAAGGAACATACTGTGTGTTAggcatgagtttaccctgcaaaTATATCCCCCTTTCCTACTTCCAAACAAAGAACTTGAGCAAACCTAACCCTCTCTTCCAATGAAGGCCTGTTGTTAATAATCTTATCTCATGGGGCTACTTGGTAGTTAGCCTGTACTGGGTACATTAAGACAAGAGCAATGGTGTCCGTGTCCTAAATGTTGATATTCCTCCCCTTCCCTTATTGCTGAGTCCTAATGGATTCCGTGCAGTACATTTTATCTAAGGACCCCATCCGTCAATAGCAGGTGAGATTATCTCCAAATGGGACATACTGCCAAGCACACCCTGCTGGTCTGTACTCTCTAAGCTGCTTTTACAACTTCTCTTTGATtatttccctgccccaaagactatTTAAGGCCTTGATCCTCCAATCTGATGGGTGCAGGCAAGCTCATAGACCCGggcagagtcccactgaagtcagcaggttTTTGAAGGGACCCACCCATAGATACAGTTGCAGGTACAGGCCCTTGAATGGTAAAAGTCTTTGGGGCAATGACTGTGCTGCCTTCTCCGTCTGCACAGCACTGAGTAAACTCTAGGTGTTCAACAAGTAAATAAAGACGTTTCACTGTGCAGATGGTACTAGACCATAGGGATCCCTGGACGATGGCTTGGGAACCTCTAGGTCAGTCCTATGGGGAGCTCTGTTGTTTTGTGAGAAAAGGAAGGAGCAGGGTGGACAAGGATGGACCTCAAGTGAGAGGTCTAATTCAGCTGCAATATCGAATGAATTCTTTCACTCTTTTGCAGATCTCTACTTTTACTGGGAGCAACTTTGATGATCTGAAGCATCGTTCTACCAGACATGGATACCTCAAAGCCTACGTACAAGAAGCCAGGCCTGTCACAGAACAGGCTGATCGGTTTGATAGAAACGGATGACAGCATCCAGGAAGGTAGTTCTGCAGCTGGTAAACAGGGAGAAAATAAAGGGGCcaaaggagggaaggaaaaaccACCCCTGGAGACTCCTTACAAGAAAGAGAGCAGTGACTTTGATCCAAAAATCAGGATTAACTTGAATTATAGACCAGGACTTTCCAGCAAGTAAGTAATTGTGGGATTTGCCCTTGGGAAGCCTTCCATTACTAAGTGAAATTCAAGCTGGTGCCAGAAACTTTGCAGAGAGTGAAAATGCATTCTTCCTGAGGGGGTGGTACGCAGATGGAGAGGGGTACATACTACCCCTTTCCCCCACACTCGGAGAGGGCACCTCTGTCTGGAACCAGAAGGTGCTGAGgccaatacaaacaaacaaaaaaaggggtTGAGGGAGTTAGCTCTCTTTTTGTTCTTTGATTTGAAAGAGTTTAATTCTTTCTTCTGCCAAACCACCGTGCCCATCGCTCTTCTTACAGCGAAACCATAGCAGCTCCCCCATCACGGGAGACTGGTACATAATCTCTTGTGGAGTGTCTAAAACATGGTTAACTCTTCACATTTCTCCAGTAGCCAAAAGGACCCAAATCGCTTTGATAGAGATCGGCTCTTTGGTGCTGTCTCGAGGGGTAACCCGGAGGAGCTGGATGGTTTGCTTGATTACTTGAGCAGGACCTCTAAATTTCTCTCCGATTCAAGATATACAGGTAGATACGGGCTCAGTACTCTGGTGATTTAACACAGACATGCCTTGATAGTGGCCCGCATAGCTCAAAGGGTTTGTTGCTCACTTTGAATAAGCACCAAACCAAAAGTCTCTAGGCTcacagctccccctgcccacAATACGCCCTTCCACCAAATCAAAAGTTTGGACTCTGAACCTCTTGCAGCCACAAACAAGAGTTAGTGTGGTCTAGGGCTAGAGCACAGGGGTCTGGGTGCTGctcccagctccgccactggCCTTATGTCAGGCAAATCGCTTCCTTTTCCCATGTCtgactttccccatctgtgaaatgaagaTAATGATGCTTTTACCCACCTgtgtgcaaagcactttgagatctgtggatgtaAAGTGCTAAGCAGTATGGTTTTTCTAAGCTCTTTGCGTCTAATGCAGGCTGGAAATACTGTGAGAAAGGgatttttaattaatgtatttaatGCTACATTGACAGTTAAGTTCTGGGCAAGATGAAACTGATGGTGCAGTCATGTACAAAGCACAGTTATGCCCCTCTccatgctgtctctctctctaccAGATGCTGAGACGGGTAAGACCTGCTTAATGAAAGCCCTGCTGAATTTAAAAGATGGGACAAATCCCACTATCCCACTGTTGCTAGAAATAGACCAGAAGACTGAGAATCCAAGGCCACTTGTCAATGCTGCATGCACCAATAGTTACTATGCAGGTAAGGGTTCTCCGGGACCGTGTGTCTGACTTTGAGGTCAATAATCAGCAAGGCAGCAGCTATGGAAAATAATGGGAATTGGATGGATGCATAATTGATAGTATGCTGGAGTTCTTCGTTTGTGGATTGGGTATACCGATGGCCTGAACACAGAAAAGGGAGCTGGGCATTTCTGAGTTCTAATTCTGTCTCTGATACCTACTTCTCTGGCCTTGAGCaattcacttaacctctctgtgcctcagttctctcaTCTGAGAAATGGGGGTAATACTGGCTTATTTACCGAGGATTATGGTGAGGTTCTGTTGTtaaggtttgtaaagtgctttggagaagGAAAAAGATTACGTAGTATTGTTCAGTGAAAACAAGTTACATTTAAGAAATGAATGAGTTCTGCCAAGTGGATTTATCCTTTTAATAGCAAATATTCCAAAGAAACATACCCCTGTGTGCATGTATATTACCTCTATCTTTCTAGATCATTATTACTGCTTCATGGTCAGATCTGAGATCTTATTGTAGCTCTAAGAGAAATTACACCGTTCAGCTCCTCATAGTCTTGCGGGAGTTTGTGTCTGACAGCTCATGTGCTCAGTGTTCAAATTGCATTGCCAACGGTCGCTGTTGCAAAGTCAGCATTTGCCACCAGTTCCCTGCACACAGTATGTCTGGGAGTCCATGATTATTTCACCATATTGACAGTATTGCTGTGGGTGATTTGATACGTTGGTGGGGTTTTCTGGAAAGGCCTTTCCTGCTCCATCTGTCCCTGGCACCATTACAACAAGCTCTGACTGTAATGCCTGTTTCCTTAGGCCAGACTGCACTCCACATTGCCATAGAGAAGAGGCACCTAGATTTAGTGAAACTGCTGGTAGAGAATGGAGCCGACGTCCACGCCAGAGCCCATGGTGAATTTTTCAGGAAGAAGAAAGAAGGAGTGTGTTTTTATTTTGGTAAGTCAGCATTGCAGGCTCCGGCTTGCTATCTGGGAACTCTGCAGTATGTGGAGATACTGTCTCATCCTGGGTTTGCCACTCCATGCATTTGGTGTAATCTCCTCCATTCCATAACCACAGGTGCCCCATCCTACTGGGGTAGCTAAACATCTTCACCAGACTGAGCTCTCCTCTGAACCAGTCGGTGCTTGCCTCCTGCTGTTCAGTTGTGTGCACTTGTCCCTGTCTAGGGACATGGGACTGCTTCAGACCCCCCACATGTGTGGACTAAGCCCAAAAATAGATGGAGGGACTGGGTGCAGCCAAAATCTGAGTCTGGCAAAGTGGtccagctgctcccagaagtaGCGAGGGACTGTTTTTCCGTACCAATTAACTACAAAACATCCAAGCCTGAATACAGAGATTCAGCAAGAAAAAGCCCACCACTGTTACAGTGACAAGACTCTGCAGACTAAGATAAATAAATGTTCTTcctaaaactacttttttttttttttttcaaaccctGCCTCCATCTTTCCAGGTGAACTTCCCCTCTCCTTGGCTGCCTGCACCAACCAGTTTGATGTGATAAAATACCTCCTTGATAACCCCTATCAGAAAGCCAGGCTCCAGGAACAGGATTCCCTGGGCAACACAGTTCTCCATGCCCTGGTGGTGAtcgcagatgacaccaagcagaATACTGAGTTAGTGTGCAAGATGTATGATGAGATCTTAAAGGCAGGCACGAAGATTAACCCAGCAGAGAAGCTCGAGGAGATAGTGAACCGGGCTGGGTTAACGCCACTGAAACTGGCTGCCAAGAAGGGCAAAGTAGAGGTAAACACCACGAGAGTGATTCTCTGGGCATGGCTAGAAATAGTGAGGACAGTGGAGTGAGTCCCCTGCCTAGAGGCTGGGTCTGATGTATGTGCATCGTACGTTACTGCACATGAGACTCTCCAGCAGTGCCACTGCAGGAGGCATGAAGAAACCCTCTTCCAGACCCTCGCGTTAGGAGCTGTGCTGATGtgatcccagctgggagctcctggGCTGGGTTGAGAGTTGTTACTCCTTTGACAGAGCTTGTAGAAGCTGTGCTTAGTTTGCCTCAAGTTCTTGGCCGGATCGTATATATGACCAAGAACATATCTGCAAAGTGTATGCAGGAAGCAGGGTTACAGGTTTGAAGAAAACTCAGGTACGCTGGGAATTTCATTTTACATCCTAATGTATAATTAGTATAATACACATAAACTTTCCCTTCAGATCTTCAGACACATTCTCCAAAGAGAGATCAAGGATCCAGAGTACCGGCACCTGTCTCGCAAGTTCACTGAATGGACCTATGGACCCGTCCATGTATCTCTCTATGACTTGTCCTCTGTAGATAGTTATGAGAAAAACTCTGTGCTGGAGATCCTTGCTGAGAGCAGTGACACACCAGTGAGTCCTGAGAACTTATTTAAAATCAAATACAGAATGGCTTTGTCCAGTTTTTTATAGTGTTGCTGTAAATCATGTAGATTAATTTGGCATTTCAGACTGTTTTATTTTAGGGAAATAAAATGTTTGAATTTGTTCATTATTAATGATGAGGACTTTACATATATGGTTAACATTATTAAACCCCTTCAGATTTGTTGCTAATCTGCAAGAAGGAAGGAGTTTGAGACATTTATATTCTGTTCCCTGACATGGAGCAGTGACTTAGCCTGGATCTCTCCAAATACAGGGCTATAGGATGCAGGCAGTATCCAAGTCCAATAGGATGCCAGGGTCCTTTCATTCTGAGAGGTCTGATGAAATAGACATGCAGGGCTTCTGGCCAGTGAATTCCAACACTGGATCAAGAAGGCTTTATGGTGATTCTGGATCTCTGACGACATGTTATTTTTTCTTCCTCTCACCCTAGAATCGATACAAGATGGTGGTTTTGGAGCCGCTGAACAAACTGCTTCAGCACAAATGGGACTCATTTGCTGCCAGGAGATTTTACTTAAGTTTTTTCTGTTATTTTATATTCATGGCCATCTTCACGGTCCTTGCTTACCATCGTCCCCTGCAGTTACAGGTAGGGCTGGCTTACTTGGATGGGGTGGAGTGAGCTTGAATGCTGGGGCTGTGGTTTAAGGGGTTTAAAGGGCTTTGGGTGGCTACAGCTCCCGCTGCTGTCTTCATATTCTTGTTTTTATCTTGCAGTCTCCATTTCGAGCAGAGTTCACAGCTATCGGCTTCTTGCAGCTCACTGGACAGATCATTGTTTTCCTGGGAGGCTTTTATCTCATAATTGCTCAGGTACAAAGATCTCTAACCTATCTGCTCTGAAATAAAACAGCCATCTCCATGGCATTGGTACACCACTCTTATTTATTTCCATAATACCATAAATGTGCACGAAGCTGCACAGATAAATGGAAGGAGAGGTTCTTGCCATCAGGTGCTTGCAATACAAGCAGGATATAGCAAGCAAAGGATGACAGAAAGGGAGGATTAGTAAGATGGGCACAATGTAAAAGATCACAAGAGGGGTTTTGTGTTATACAATAGTAAATATACATTAATTATTGGATACACTGTATTAAAAAGACACATACAAGATCTGTGGCTCAGTTACTATTTCTTTATTGGCTCTTTGTTACCGGGAGCCCTTTTCCATCACAGAAGAGGGATGGTCTGAATTTTTCTATCATTGGAgcaaattatataaataaaaaggctCTGAAGAAACCATTCGCTATGCAGTAGATTATCCCAGCAGAGATTGGATTCAGATGTGTCTTGCTGCGTTAACAAACTATCCTTGTTGATTTCTGTCTTTTCTGATAGATTCTGTACTTTTTGAGGAGATGGCGGAACCTGAAGAATGTGCTCTCTGATGGCTGCATTGAGGTCTTTCTGTACGTGGGAAATGAAAGTTAATGTGAAATCAAACCTCTGTTAAGAGGCAGCTGAACTGGCACGAGGTAGCTAGGCGGGTGGTGAGCAGAAATGACCCATTCTCTCACACAGCGTGCTTGTTCTGCTGTTATGTCATCTTTCCAACCAACTCTTTGCTGGTTTCTTCCACCAGTTGCCTCTTGTCATAGtcctagattgtgagctctctgggtcagggactgtctttctctTTTGTTCATTTGAACCCTGCCTGGTGCAATAGAGCCTTGACCCTTGGTTGGGgcatctaggtgctactgtaatacagatgATATTAACATGAactttttcttcgagtgcttgctcatatctattccagttaggtgtACACGCCGCGTGCACggatgtcggaaactttttccctagcagctacccgtcgGGCCGGCTGTGGAGCTCCCTGGAGTGGCGCTGATATAGTGCtctatatatgaccctgccggcccaaccccccttcagttccttcttgccggctactccgacagaggggacggtggggggggggaatggaatagatatgagcaacacatctcgaagaacaacagttacagaaaggtgagTGACCGTTTTTTATATGTGGAATTGCTCATTTAGTGACTGGGATTTGGCCAGGTGGCcaagtggacagagcactggactgggactcaggagacttggggtccatttctggctccaccagtggctcccattgaagtcatggcATTGGGCATGTCATTTAAtcttcccgtgcctcagtttcccagtctgtacaatggggataatacacTGACCTCCATTTGTAACGCACATTGAGATCAATGGTTGAAGAGCACTATATGAGAGCGAGGTGTTTTTGTTAAGGGGAAGAGACtttataatttgtgtgtgtgtgtatttctataTGTGATGGGTCTGATTCTCTCCATTTTTATACCAGTTACAcgtgtgtaactccactgaaatcaggccTGGTGTATGTGAATGTATCTGGTGGAAAAGAGATGAGAGTCAGGCCCAGTATCTCTGAGATTTTCCATAATGTGAACTTTGCTAACGTCTAACGAATCTGCAATATATTTGTGCAGAAAGTAGGTTGCAGATGGATTTAGATACTAACTCACCTATAACTACAGGGTCTGATTAGCTGCCACTTTATACCCCATTGGGTAACCCTGCAAGATGCAGCTGGCTGTGCCCAGTGTGACACAAAAAGGATTTGGCATTGAGACTTTCAGCTCACTGTGTGACTATGATTGttacctccccttcccccagcttgctccAGGCATTCTCGCTGCTGCTTTCAGCTGTGCTGTATATTGTGGGTTCAGAAGACTATGTGCCGACGATGGTATTCTCCTTACTGCTGGGATGGGTGAACATGCTGTACTACACTCGGGGCTTCCAGTGGACTGGGATCTATTGTGTCATGATACAGAAGGTCAGTATGGAGAAACAGCCTGTAAGAGATGCTCAGGGACATGAGGCGTTGTCCAAATGCTGCAGTTACTGTTCTCCTGTCAGGACCATCAGAAACATGCAAGGAGCTAATACGTAGGCTGTGGACCCTGAAATTCCATGCCGTTTGAGTAAATGTATTCTCTCGGGGGAGGTGGAATGCTGCACGAGGCAGACCACTGGCTCAGTTTGCAGCAGGTTTTCAAATACTGGCTCAAGTCACAAGAAAAAATGAGTTTGTTAGGACTCATCCTGGTCCCCCACAGTAACCTGTcacaaaaaaaatccccccaaaccaAAACACAATACCAAACAGAGTGGCAGTCTGTTCAGGAGATGTTTCCTAGCATTGGAAAGTCTGGATTGAGGCATATAAGCAGATTTTTTTGTGGTGCTCAGGATTGGAGAAGCATGTCAGAGAtgaggtaaggaaactgtttctgtgcttgtttcatttaaattaagatgattaaaagcagcatttttcttctgcatagtaaagtttcaaagctgtattaagtcaatgttcagttgtaaacgtttgaaagaaccaccataacgttttgttcagttacaaacatttcagggGTATGAACAgttccattcccgaggtgttcgtaactctgaggttccactgtaTGTCATATTCAACCTTTGAaaacagcagggtctgaaggaaAGAActtagggctgggagccaggaactcctgagttctgagCTCAACACTGCTACCcaattgctgtgtgaccttgagcaagtctctCAGCCTTTTATATCTGCACTTCCTCTGGGATGCTTTCTCGGGGCACTCAGGCCTGAGAGTCATCTTGTTACCCCTGCCTCAGGGGGAGAAAAACTTGCTGCTGCTAAACTGGGTGCCAGCTCCCTGACACCCCAGTCTATTAGACACCCAAACAATCTGCCCAGAACTCTGACAGCCTTTACTCTGCATTGCAGATAACAGTCCCCGAACACCTCAGAAGAGTCTCCCTGTGGTGTCCAGCCCCTTTCACTGGACATTCACAGTAATTACCAAGACCACTGCCTCCAGAGAGACCACATATCCCCCAGCTTGCTTGGGTCAGCCGAGGATGCACTCTTTACTTAATATCACAGTCCTGAGATGAatttataataaaaagaaaaagtgtATTTACAAAGAACAGAGAATCACAGATTCAAGTGAGCAAGAATTATGGAAACAGAGATGTTTATAATAAATCAGAAGCATAACATGCAACTAAGGGACTAATCATGACCTTGACAGGCTACTCTCCTGTATCTCAAAACATTTCTGCCCTCAAAGATCTTATGCagagcttgctgatcttcattCAATTCAGGATCCAGGTTGTTGTGAAccacccccttcctccaaggATGTTCCTAAGTGAAAGTTTGTCATTGTTTCTAGAGGCAGGAAAACCCCTGGTGCTCAGAGTCCTGTGTGCTCTCCCCTGTTGGtttcacttcccccccccccccaaactgttGTCTTCATATGCAAATAGCGCTTCCCGTGTGTTGGTTTCAAAATGATTAATTTACATTAGAGACAGGGTGGATAGGCCGTTCTAGGTCGCTTTTTCTGGTGAAAGATGCTTATCAACCCTGCCTGGAACACAGattctaaaaatattttctgtatatACATACAACTTTTAAAATAACACCCATACTTGCATCTCTCAATGCTTATGACGACCAGTATGGCGTAAGCTTTCCTTTGGTCCCTCACAacattctttatagataaatatgATGACAGCAATGAGTTAGGTGTactgagtttgtcaggcctgataggcGTTGGTGACTCAGAGCAGTGAACCACCAGTGGGCCTCTGTATCACATCCTCATCTATTGAATGGGAGTAATAATACTTCCTGACCTGCCTCCCTTGCGAGGGACTGTGGGGATTAATGAGTTAATGTTGCCAGAACTGATGCAGAGCCAAATATCATTATTTGATAGGTCTGCTAGTTTCCTGTTGTCCTGGTGATTTTGTGCTGTATAAACATCATGTGAGGTTATTGGTGATTAATAACACTGCCTTTTGCTCTGTCCCCAGACTATCCTGAGGGACCTGCTACGCTTCCTCGTGGTTTACGTGATCTTCCTCTTCGGCTTTGCGGCAGGTGAGGATTGACTCAGCACCGTGTTACAGGCAGACCTGCCAGGAGGGAGACTTGCTAAGAAAGATTCATTGTTCTGCTTTTGTTGCAGCTCTGGTCACCCTCACAGGGGAGGCCCCTCCGGCTTCCCAGAACACGTCTGTTACCCCAGAGGACGGCGCTAAAGACCATGTTGTGTACAGTGGGCTGCTGAGCACTTCCTTGCAGCTCTTCAAGTTCACCATTGGCCTGGGGGACCTGGAGTTCCAGGAGCGTGTGAAATTCAAATACTTtgtcatgctgctgctgctgctgtttgtgatCCTGACCTACATCCTCCTGCTCAACATGCTGATCGCCCTCATGAGCGAGACTGTCACCAATGTCTCTGGTTACAGCAAGAGCGTCTGGAAGCTGCAGGTAAGTCTGTTGCACCGCTCACCTGGTCTCCAATATAGGCCTTATAACATATTATGCGCTAAATGTGGGCCTGTGGGAGCCATTTACAACATCCTCCTGCCGTGCATGCACTGGGATATAAGATTTGACGTTTTTGCTGAGCTCTAAGGTTTTATTTAAAGTAGTAAAAGTGTAATGagatctttctctctccacatttCTATAGTACCCATCACCTTAGTATCTAAAGTGCTGAGATATGTGCCTTCCAGATCTACTTGTAAAGACTGTGACCTCCTTAATGGATGGGACTGTACATTTTAAGTGGTGCTTTGTCACTTCCCTGcctctgggagggaagaggaagtaATGCTGCGCAGGTGGTGCTTGTTGAGGGAAATTAACAGCTGAGTTTACTGGGAGATTTATTCCAACTCCTCAACCTGGGAGAGCTGATTCTGGTCTTCCAGATGCTCCATGCAAGCAAGCTCTCCTCGCAGATTGAGTGACAGCACCTTCAGCCAATAAACACTGGCTAAAACCCGACAGCATCACAACACTTTCATTGGTTGAGCATACCCTGGGAGCAAAACCATGTTAGGAGACAGATGTTTAACCCTTTTGCAGGTGTCATGCTTTTGTTACTTGAGATGTTTCTGTTCTCGTATGTAGGGCTCTGTTAAGATTTGTCTGTGTTTTATACCTTCTGTTGGCTTACCCTGGTTTGGAGGAATTTCTAATGTGGTTAGCAGCTCCTTCCATGACTGCTTGGGCATTGCCTGAACTAAGGGAGACCTTGTAAGGTGACAGTAGGCAGCACAGGCTGTGCTTAGTCAGTCTGGGAGCTAGAGAGAACTACAGGATCTGTCAGAGTCCAAAATCCCCTTTTATACTGATGGCAGCCCAGTCCTATCTTTTTCTCTATCTAGAAAATTACAGAGTTTAAAGTACTTTCTTAAGCCCACAGGCCTAGGAGACTTTAGGGTATTTCCTGACAGCAGTAACAGAGCCAAGGAACATTCACAAAAGTGCCTTTCCAAGTCACGATACTTGGTGGATGGGGAAGACTTGATCGGAACTTAGGCTAGCTCAGCACCTGGGTTGTGGCTGCACCAGTTCCGCTCTAACATGGACTTGTATCCTCAGAGAGCCATTGCCATTCTGGAAATAGAGAAGTCCTGGCTGTGGTGCCCAAGAAGGAGGCAGAGATCTGGCTGCTTCTTGTCGGTGAGCCTTGATGATAAGAAAGATATGAGATGGTGTTTCAGGTAAGATAGAAAGTGGAGGCAGCTTCCCACATTCTGAATTCTGTGTCTGCGTGCTGGCATTATGTGTGAATGGGGGAGCCTGGTTTGTTCATGCATATATATATGAGAAAGGCACCTATGGATACTCGATTATCTAGGAGTGAGTAGGGTAATGTCTTGATTCCCCCCCCGtctcatatgtgtgtgtgtgtgtatatatatatatatatatataatgtgtgtgtatatgagagatgggggtggaggggaatcaAGACATTACCCTACTCACTCCTAGATAATCGAGTATCTGTAGGTGCATTTCTCATGCTCCCCCATCACCTTTGTATCTAGGCATCATGTAGTGCTGGTACTTCTACTACCTTGTGTTACAGCCACGAGACTGTCATTCTCTCTTCCACTGCCCCTTTCTCCTGGAATGGGGCCCTTTGACCTGCAA is part of the Emys orbicularis isolate rEmyOrb1 chromosome 17, rEmyOrb1.hap1, whole genome shotgun sequence genome and encodes:
- the LOC135890968 gene encoding transient receptor potential cation channel subfamily V member 2-like, encoding MDTSKPTYKKPGLSQNRLIGLIETDDSIQEGSSAAGKQGENKGAKGGKEKPPLETPYKKESSDFDPKIRINLNYRPGLSSNSQKDPNRFDRDRLFGAVSRGNPEELDGLLDYLSRTSKFLSDSRYTDAETGKTCLMKALLNLKDGTNPTIPLLLEIDQKTENPRPLVNAACTNSYYAGQTALHIAIEKRHLDLVKLLVENGADVHARAHGEFFRKKKEGVCFYFGELPLSLAACTNQFDVIKYLLDNPYQKARLQEQDSLGNTVLHALVVIADDTKQNTELVCKMYDEILKAGTKINPAEKLEEIVNRAGLTPLKLAAKKGKVEIFRHILQREIKDPEYRHLSRKFTEWTYGPVHVSLYDLSSVDSYEKNSVLEILAESSDTPNRYKMVVLEPLNKLLQHKWDSFAARRFYLSFFCYFIFMAIFTVLAYHRPLQLQSPFRAEFTAIGFLQLTGQIIVFLGGFYLIIAQILYFLRRWRNLKNVLSDGCIEVFLLLQAFSLLLSAVLYIVGSEDYVPTMVFSLLLGWVNMLYYTRGFQWTGIYCVMIQKTILRDLLRFLVVYVIFLFGFAAALVTLTGEAPPASQNTSVTPEDGAKDHVVYSGLLSTSLQLFKFTIGLGDLEFQERVKFKYFVMLLLLLFVILTYILLLNMLIALMSETVTNVSGYSKSVWKLQRAIAILEIEKSWLWCPRRRQRSGCFLSVSLDDKKDMRWCFRVEEINWANWEKELGVIKEDPGNSRDLEIESLVKRVRDRMSRGQANSAALEEQLPLQPLASD